The following proteins come from a genomic window of Methanofollis sp.:
- a CDS encoding ArsB/NhaD family transporter, translating to MYAELIAIAVFLFTYALIIDERIHRAVAAMAGAAVIVFAHIVPWEKIPEYLDLGTIFLLMGMMIIVNTTRKSGLFEYIAIRTAKLAKGSPIRVLILFSLVTAVVSAFLDNVTTVLLLTPMLLYITTLMKLNPVPFLLSEIFASNIGGTATLIGDPPNIMIGSAAGLTFNEFLINMGPIAVVDFVVILLLLVLIFGRSMRIGEEERVGISRTIDALDERAAIKDRSLFMKSVVTILLVVFLFFIHDKLGLEPAIVALTGAAFILFWSRVPPEEIFEKIEWPALFFFGGLFIVVGALVETGLISQLASFVVGHVDSTEEAMFIIAWFAAFASAIVDNIPLTATLIPLITDMGQTMDVYPLWWALSLGACLGGNGTAIGASANVVVIGIAERQGINISFVEFLKVGMVVLIVSVAVGLGILWLRYFW from the coding sequence ATGTATGCCGAACTGATCGCGATCGCCGTCTTCCTCTTCACCTATGCCCTGATCATCGACGAGCGCATCCACCGCGCGGTTGCGGCGATGGCCGGGGCCGCGGTCATCGTCTTTGCCCATATTGTTCCGTGGGAGAAGATCCCGGAGTATCTCGATCTCGGGACGATCTTCCTCCTGATGGGCATGATGATCATCGTGAACACCACGCGCAAGAGCGGTCTCTTTGAATATATCGCAATACGGACCGCGAAACTTGCGAAAGGAAGCCCCATCAGGGTCCTGATCCTCTTCTCCCTGGTGACGGCAGTCGTCTCGGCGTTCCTTGACAACGTGACGACCGTCCTCCTCCTCACGCCGATGCTCCTCTACATCACGACGCTGATGAAACTGAACCCTGTGCCCTTCCTCCTCTCCGAGATCTTCGCCTCGAATATCGGGGGGACCGCGACACTCATCGGCGACCCGCCGAATATCATGATCGGGTCTGCCGCAGGCCTCACCTTCAACGAGTTCCTCATCAATATGGGCCCGATCGCGGTCGTCGACTTCGTCGTCATCCTCCTCCTTCTCGTCCTGATCTTCGGGAGGTCGATGCGGATCGGGGAGGAGGAGAGGGTCGGGATCAGCCGGACCATCGACGCCCTTGACGAGCGTGCGGCGATCAAGGACAGGTCTCTCTTCATGAAATCTGTGGTCACGATCCTGCTCGTGGTCTTCCTCTTCTTCATCCACGATAAACTGGGACTCGAACCGGCGATCGTCGCGCTGACCGGCGCTGCGTTTATCCTCTTCTGGAGTCGCGTGCCTCCCGAGGAGATCTTCGAGAAGATCGAGTGGCCCGCCCTCTTCTTCTTCGGCGGCCTCTTCATCGTGGTCGGTGCCCTGGTGGAGACCGGTCTCATCTCGCAGCTCGCCTCATTCGTCGTCGGCCACGTCGACTCGACGGAAGAGGCGATGTTTATCATCGCCTGGTTTGCGGCCTTCGCCTCGGCGATCGTGGACAACATCCCCCTGACCGCGACCCTCATCCCCCTGATTACCGACATGGGACAGACGATGGACGTGTACCCCCTCTGGTGGGCCCTCTCTCTCGGCGCATGCCTGGGAGGCAACGGAACCGCGATCGGTGCCTCGGCGAACGTCGTCGTCATCGGGATCGCCGAGCGGCAAGGCATAAATATCAGCTTTGTCGAGTTCCTAAAGGTAGGGATGGTCGTTCTTATCGTCAGCGTGGCGGTCGGCCTTGGAATCCTATGGTTGCGGTATTTCTGGTGA